The following coding sequences are from one Streptomyces sp. NBC_01485 window:
- a CDS encoding DUF397 domain-containing protein — translation MSAGPPQPPSEPVWFKSSYSGGNTTECVETAAVPAGVLVRDSKAPDGPWVSVSAEAWSRFVGAAVE, via the coding sequence ATGTCCGCCGGCCCCCCTCAGCCTCCCTCCGAGCCCGTCTGGTTCAAGTCGTCGTACAGCGGCGGTAATACGACCGAGTGCGTGGAGACCGCCGCCGTGCCCGCTGGTGTGCTGGTGCGGGATTCCAAGGCGCCGGATGGCCCTTGGGTGTCGGTGTCGGCTGAGGCCTGGTCCAGGTTCGTGGGTGCCGCGGTGGAGTGA
- a CDS encoding DUF6879 family protein, producing MRDAYGLDDDYQEWAAGNRFDPAERWPWWIDLVSSSVARGLDVRRARIVSEPVSSYVRYEYELTSGHNVKAGEVVRWLPRRHASGLALPGNDFWLFDDARVLFNHFAGEGTMTGEELVTDPAVVELCASAFDTVWERSIPHEEYRPG from the coding sequence ATGAGGGACGCGTATGGGCTCGACGACGACTACCAGGAGTGGGCTGCGGGCAACCGGTTCGATCCTGCGGAGCGATGGCCCTGGTGGATCGACCTGGTTTCCTCGTCGGTTGCCCGTGGCCTCGACGTCCGCCGGGCGCGCATCGTGTCCGAGCCCGTCTCCTCGTATGTGCGGTACGAGTACGAGCTGACCAGCGGGCACAACGTGAAGGCGGGTGAGGTCGTGCGCTGGCTGCCACGCCGTCACGCCTCCGGGTTGGCTCTGCCGGGCAACGACTTCTGGCTCTTTGACGACGCCAGGGTCCTGTTCAACCACTTCGCCGGGGAAGGGACGATGACGGGCGAGGAGTTGGTGACCGACCCCGCCGTGGTGGAGCTGTGCGCCTCCGCGTTCGACACCGTGTGGGAACGGTCCATCCCGCACGAGGAATACCGGCCGGGCTGA
- a CDS encoding RNA polymerase sigma factor — protein sequence MRGRVRGGERAAFAELYELYATAVYHHALRLTGDWSVAEEVMSETFLAAWRGRGDVAVEGGSLRPWLFGIATNKARNADRSLRRRLAFLARRSEAETVDDFAEDVVGRVDDARRLAEVRRVLGRLRRHEREVIALCVWGGLDYAQAAEALGVPVGTVRSRLSRARARLREIVEREAGTARTSRTEPRPRRGEVESEAAFAVLPIQEEAR from the coding sequence TTGCGGGGGCGGGTGCGGGGTGGGGAGCGGGCGGCGTTCGCCGAGCTCTACGAGTTGTACGCGACCGCGGTGTATCACCATGCGCTTCGGCTCACCGGTGACTGGTCGGTCGCCGAGGAGGTCATGTCGGAGACGTTTCTCGCTGCCTGGCGGGGGCGGGGGGACGTGGCCGTCGAAGGGGGGTCGTTGCGGCCCTGGTTGTTCGGGATCGCCACCAACAAGGCGCGTAACGCGGACCGGAGTCTGCGGCGGCGGCTCGCCTTTCTTGCCCGGCGGTCCGAGGCCGAGACGGTGGACGACTTCGCCGAGGACGTCGTCGGGCGGGTGGACGACGCTCGGCGGCTCGCCGAAGTGCGGCGGGTGCTGGGGCGGTTGCGGCGGCACGAGCGGGAGGTCATCGCGCTGTGCGTGTGGGGCGGGCTCGACTACGCGCAGGCCGCCGAGGCGCTCGGGGTGCCCGTGGGGACCGTCCGGTCGCGGTTGTCGCGGGCTCGGGCGCGGCTTCGGGAGATCGTCGAGCGGGAGGCGGGTACGGCGCGCACAAGCCGTACGGAACCTCGCCCTCGTCGCGGAGAGGTAGAGAGTGAGGCCGCGTTCGCGGTCCTGCCCATTCAGGAGGAAGCCCGATGA
- a CDS encoding helix-turn-helix domain-containing protein: MSSSSSIQQAREALGKRLREIRKDSGLTARELASRAGWHESKCSRLENGRTTPSDGDLRAYAMHCGATGQAADLIATARNINGSYVEWRRMERSGLRRAQASVIPLWERTRHFRAYSSWLVPGPFQTRAYIEALLRSIRDRRALPDDLEEAVQVRVDKQRILHEGPRRFAVILEESTLRHRIGGAETMAGQLGHLLSLATLPNVSLGVIPLSADRTALWPVEDFWIFDDAQVNIELVSAFLTVTQPHEVGMYARTFADLADLAVYGASARALITSAIDSLG; this comes from the coding sequence GTGTCATCGTCATCCAGCATTCAGCAAGCCCGAGAGGCACTCGGTAAGCGTCTGCGCGAGATCCGTAAGGATTCCGGGTTGACGGCCCGGGAGCTCGCCTCTCGGGCCGGCTGGCATGAAAGCAAGTGCAGTCGCCTCGAGAACGGCCGTACAACACCCTCAGACGGCGACCTACGCGCGTACGCAATGCACTGCGGCGCTACCGGACAAGCGGCTGACCTGATTGCCACCGCACGCAACATCAACGGTTCGTATGTCGAATGGCGACGCATGGAGCGCTCCGGTCTGCGTCGCGCGCAAGCGTCCGTAATCCCATTGTGGGAGCGAACTCGACATTTCCGGGCCTACTCGTCGTGGCTGGTTCCCGGACCTTTCCAAACGCGTGCGTACATCGAGGCACTCCTCAGGTCGATTCGCGATCGGCGGGCATTGCCCGACGACCTGGAAGAAGCCGTTCAGGTACGCGTGGACAAGCAGCGCATATTGCACGAGGGTCCGCGCCGATTCGCCGTGATCCTTGAGGAGAGCACACTCCGGCACCGGATCGGAGGCGCTGAGACGATGGCGGGACAACTTGGCCATCTGCTCTCTTTGGCAACTCTGCCGAATGTCAGCCTCGGCGTGATTCCGCTGAGTGCAGACCGCACCGCGCTGTGGCCCGTTGAAGACTTCTGGATCTTCGACGATGCTCAAGTCAACATCGAGTTGGTCTCTGCCTTCCTTACCGTGACACAGCCGCACGAGGTTGGCATGTATGCCCGCACGTTTGCAGATCTTGCTGACCTGGCAGTCTACGGCGCTTCGGCCCGCGCCCTGATCACCTCGGCCATTGACTCGCTCGGGTGA